A segment of the Daphnia pulex isolate KAP4 chromosome 10, ASM2113471v1 genome:
cAACACTTTTATGTGAAGTGTCAACAATACCTACAACTTATTGTTATGAACTTGtgataatatttttatgttttcagtGTGAGAACCCCAGGTGGTCGCCTTGTATATCAATACAAAAAGAAGCAAAGGAAGATTCCCAAATGTGGTATGTGCAAGACTACACTCAGAGGTATCCGACCAGCAAGAGCTCATGAGCGAAAAAGAATGTCACTGAGACAAAAGAAAGTCTACCGTGCCTATGGTGGATGTCTTTGTCACAGCTGTGTCAGAGAGAAGTATGTTGTGCTCagtacatttttaaattggtgTTTCTAACATGTTTTCCTTAATTTCAGGATTGTGAGGGCGTTCTTGATTGAAGAGCAGAAAATAGTAGCCAAAGTACTGAAGGCTCAGCAGGCTGCTGTTAAATCTTCTAAAGGCAAAGTTTAAATGTCCTCCAATGAAGTGTGGGTGGATTTTAATACACCTTGCATCATGTGGTATTATTGTATTTGTGTTTCTCACTGTCAAAAGGTGTCCCCTTCATGGCTCGCTTGAAATTATTTAAGCTTTAGGATAATGTGTTCTGTGCATCcgactagttttttttttttttcggattaGAAGTTGGATTGATAAATTTAGGTTTAACAATCTTAGCGCTAGTTTACAGCTGTAACCTAGCGTCAGCCTATTTCACCAAGAGGTTAACATTTATTCTTTTGCTGAAACAACCAATTAGACAGGATGTCCTTACATACTactagaaattaaaataatgtcAACTATTtactaaattaattaaatgattaaatcaaaataaaactacTTGGCTGTTGTTTCCAAGGCGGttcagaaatttattttaagaaacGCCGTGCAGGTCATAGTTTTAAAATCAcagtaaaattattcattggGCTTGCTAGATTGCTGGAAAGACAAATTTAATCTTGTAGTTTCGTAACATGATGCGTTCCTACGGTTCCTAACAGGTTCTATAATATTAAATCCGTTAAACCAATCACAACACACATTAAATTGATGCTATCAACCTTGTCCGCTACGACGggggttattttattttttcaattgcgcCGAATTTGCCAGTTTAAAAGCTAAGTCATCACGACGACCATGGCAtagcttctttatttttttttactactggAAAACTAGCGTAGCTGTGTTCGCAAGTTTTCGGATTTTCGTAATCACTTGTCCGGTGATCGGTACTGTTCAGTAAAATCATTAATTGAAGGAGTTCATTCATTTTCCGTTGCAACTACTTGTTCGGATGGTGTGCTCATTTCCCAGACGTCGCGGTTATCTATGGAGATCCTTTTAAAAGTGGGCAATGGCTGCAAACGCTGCGTTTATAGTCTCAGTTGACAAATCATTAAGTATTCTATGAATATGAGGTAGATAACGATGGAAAGTAAGCcctaatattttttagaaactgGGACATTCGCGTATGTCCAGCTATTTCAGACAACTAATTTTTAACTCCATGTTTGGATTGGACGATGGATTGGAAGACATTGAAAttggaaggaaggaaattgAATTGGAGGACTCCTTTACGTTCACAGAATCATAGTTTCATCTGTCCGCGTTCAGAGATTTTTCATGTCAGAATACCCCCAAGATCAAGTATAGCACGTTCTTGCTTTCGTAGGACTTAAACCTACCGCCGTGCATCGTCGCACAAAAgagcctttaaaaaaataatcatacaTTCACAGATTGTTATTATAActtcattcttcttcattcgtAATTCATTCGAATTTCCCTTCCTAGATGGCGAAAATATCGAGCTATTACTGGCTCGGTTGAAAACATCTCGTACTCGTACTCGTACGTAAACTCGTATTACAAAAACAAGATTAAATGACTAAAATGAGCCATCTAATTGCGGGATTGAACTTAGTTAatgcaaaaattattttccgcGTTAAtacaaattataaataaatttaaaatggatAACGTAATTGTATTTATAAACattattaattcattatttGGAATGTcatcattaatttaaaattgaaaacccTCTGCAAACTGCGCAATAATATCCCGAGCAGAATTTTTCCTATGaattttgtagaaaaaatgcatttttcgaATGGATTTactgtttgaaatcaattttgaaaatgtaaaagagaCACGTGCATTCTGCACTTGTTTAcactattttacaataaagtAACTATATAaatgttcattaaaaatgCGTTCGAAGATCCCATCAAAATCAGCAATTAATCTGTAAGGGAATACCGGCTACATGCATATTTATGACGCTTATGGCGATGTTTAAAGAGTATAATGATAacagaaaagacaaagagATGTTTTACTCCGGGATTCTCAAATGTATTGTCCTATTGCTTAAACTGAAACGTCATAAAATTCTTAAATGAGCAATGAAATGAGCAATTAAACACGGGATGTACTTGAGGAATCAATAACTGCTTAACACAGATGACCTgtagacaaaaaaatgttattgagCATATAGCGAGCgataaatcaataatttttgtgGTGTAGGTACAACGTACTTGTACATAAACCGCTAATTTAGTTCAAAATTCAGGATGGCGTTGTACAGTTCTGCCATTCTGCTGTCTACAGCGAGTTGGGTTTTACGATCGGCTCTGTGCCCTTCTACCTCGTCTGGGACTTcgatttgattcaattctttgttttttaactcgAACGACGAAGATGCGACGAGCGCTTTGGATGGTTCCTATTAGCTCTTTGAAGTCCACTTTAGGTGCCTTATTGTTGATTTCCCGTATGATGttaataataactaataaaaaatatattatcaATAACAAGTTATGTGAGGACTTGAGGGAAAAACTAACCTCCCATAACTGCAATCAGATTGGTCAGATGACCGAATCCTGGACGCCTgtcgtttcctctttttttccattgaatcTTTGATCACAATGAATTGGTGAAGAGTTTGCTCATCAACATCTTCGATATTTGATCGCGAGAtgacatggttttcaagatttttgaaaaaaaggcacactatattttaaacaaattgcaTGGTAAGGTTAGAGTAAACATATAGGTGCTTTTATAAAATACAGCCAATCTTACCATTGCAATCGATAGATCGTTGTTGGCTAAAGCCGAATCGAGATCTTCAATTTGGTTGTAGTGTTGAAGGGGCAGCTTCACATTAGATGTCACAAATTTTTCATAGTGGTGGAAGTGCTCCAATATAACGTCCCCAACAGTCAAATCGGCACTCTGCTGCCCGCTATTTCGTCGACCGCTACTTTTAAGTCGACTTGAAAAGGAGTTATCTGTAAATGAACAATATAATGATGAATCATGACCAGCGctttaatataatgaaatatGACACGGTTACAACCTGGTCACGAAGGATAAAGAGATGTTTGATGTGGAATAAATGGGCGTCTAGGCTTGTTTTGTGTGTCATAATGTGTCACGCAGCATTTGCCAGTGAACATAAGCTGCCACTAGAACTTcctttgaattccttttagcATGCACAGAGAGTTAGAGTAAATCCAAAACTTTCTCGACATcttaaattttcaactttacCTGGGAAAGTTCTTGGTATGTCGAACGATCAACAGAACTTTAAAGTTTGGCACAACAAGGCTCTTCTCAAAAGGGTTTTACCACATTTCGTGCTAATAGGCCAGTGAAtctgaaaagaacaaaaaaaggaaatcataaTGAGAATCTATCTGTAAAAGTTGCAGTACTACTAAGTTATGCACCAATGAATATTTTGGATCAAGAACCTCCGATAGTTCACTAAAGACCGGCTTCTGGAGGGAAAGTATTGTGCCAAAAAAAATCGGCAACAAGACCAAATTTAGACTGGAGCTAATAGTTAGCAATACCAGGATTCCACACCATCAACACACGTGAAATTCAATAGATCTCACATGGGAAGCAAAATGTGGCAGCCAGCGAGTAAACTAATATGAACAAACATTCCCAGAAATTAAGATCCAAGAAAGAGGATGGGGGACAATCGAGGAGTATTCCTTGCTGGCATCAGCATGGCTAGCATGTTTTCAGTCAGAATCTAAACAAAgcacaaatgaaataaataaaatgccgTAATAAACAGACAAATGAGCATACATTTGACACACAATGATTAGGTAATGGAGGAATACCAGCATAAAGCAATTAGATTGGGATGTTGCGTGCTCTGTGAAAAATATGTATTACATTAATGACAATATATAAATTAAGAAAGCATACCAATCTTCACCTTTTCTAGGCAGCACATTGGAATGTTTACAATGTGTCACTAACTCCATGATAAAATAGCTTGCCAACACTCTGTGTATGTATTCGAGTCAACACTTTGGTCCAGATCCTGATTTGACAGATAGCCAGTGCTGCCACTTCTGAAATAGCAAAGTCGTGCAGGGTTGCCTAAAAAGTCCCGAAAAtccgtccgttttttttttttttttaaatcctgcACTTTATCTTGCACGATTATCTTCAAAATCCCGCAAAATCttgcaaaaaacaacaaaaaacccgCATAAATCTCACACGATCCAACATAATTTCCTAGTTATCCTAGTATATTTGAAGTCTTTTCTTGTCAGACAGATGACAGTAAAACATTATTCTGATACTGTTGACCGACAGTTAAAAGCTAACGACGGGAGACGGTGAtgaaagttttaaattaaaatctcGAGTTTCCAACGCTACCATTAGTTAATGGTGGCActggcttttttttaaggcGTCTTTAACCATCCCTTCAGGAACTTCGATGGATGCGCTTGaagcttgtttgtttttcaaccatTTCTGCGCCAATATAAGACTGGAGAGGGACACATTGCGCTGAGAAACGGTCGAAGAAAAACAGTAAAGTAGTTTTGTCTGGGAAAATACGCAAGAAAGCATTCTTAGTTTGCATTTTTGAAATCTATATGCTGTACATGTTTTACAAAGACGAGAGGCATAAGGTGCATCTGCATTTCTGTAGTTAATGCAACGACCAAAGTAGAGTTAGTAATACAGTCATATGTATCGGTGAAGAGGTTAGCGCACAGCGTTTCTGTTCTTAAAGTCAAAGGTACACCCCTAGTCACAGACATAATTTTATCGTCGAATAACGTTGAACAACCTGTTAATCTAACAACAGTCGGCGGTTGCGAAGGTAACTACGGTTACTTCGTATGAAGCGTTTCTCAACTTATAAGTAGCTAAGTAGCCCTCTTTTGAACGAGTGTATGTTAATATCTTAAAGTATTTATTACACACATTTGCCATTAAactttccaaattttattcgtctttttcaCATCAAGAAAAACGCGAAAATGAACGGTTTCCCAAcagttaaaatattcatttttttactatttttccaAACGCAATGGTTCTTGGACAGAAAGATTCTGCTCGGGATAAGCTGTTTACCATTAGGATTAGCATTACATTTAGCATTACATAGCTGTTTACCATTACATTTAGCATTAAGATTACCGTCgcatttacaaaaaaaagtggcaCGAACGGCTTCCCATACCCAGCCACCAAATTTTTAAGGTCTACCCACGGATTCTATGCCGAAGCATGTTTCAATAAGGACCCTGCGGCATTTAAAGTTATATAAAGAATAAGGCCGGGGACGTATTAGGTTCTGCTTGCTATCCGCAAGGAGTGTCAATGTCCAATCACGAACCAAAACCTTGTAAATCTCCTAAATGGAAGGAAATTTCGTCGTTctttaagtttctttttcggatGTAGTTAGTATAGTACAAAAAATGGTCTGGGATTTGGTTCTCCTTGAGTTGTGCATTGATTGTTAACTAGATTTGTTTAAATCCGTAACTGTTTAAGTGGCGATTTTTTCTGTCAAATACGTAAAACACTGAGACTAACGAGtc
Coding sequences within it:
- the LOC124204090 gene encoding 60S ribosomal protein L34-like, with translation MAQRLTYRRRLSYNTASNQRRIVRTPGGRLVYQYKKKQRKIPKCGMCKTTLRGIRPARAHERKRMSLRQKKVYRAYGGCLCHSCVREKIVRAFLIEEQKIVAKVLKAQQAAVKSSKGKV